In Trifolium pratense cultivar HEN17-A07 linkage group LG7, ARS_RC_1.1, whole genome shotgun sequence, a genomic segment contains:
- the LOC123893548 gene encoding 50S ribosomal protein 6, chloroplastic, with translation MSSSVSSIFGCGVAIAPNSFRNKTIRIERRNACGGLLIECSKRPQKKSTAHHMKTRPRKSSPSDRNRKPTEYAPLPPLPPDFTVVISADASTEPPPPAPSA, from the coding sequence ATGTCGTCGTCGGTGTCAAGCATTTTTGGGTGCGGTGTTGCGATAGCGCCAAATTCATTTCGAAACAAAACAATtcgaattgaaagaagaaatgCGTGTGGAGGATTGTTGATTGAGTGTTCAAAGAGGCCACAGAAGAAATCAACTGCACATCACATGAAGACGAGGCCAAGAAAATCATCACCGTCGGATAGGAATCGGAAACCAACTGAGTATGCTCCGTTGCCACCACTTCCTCCTGATTTTACAGTTGTTATTTCTGCTGATGCGTCGACGGAACCTCCACCTCCTGCTCCTTCTGCTTGA